The genomic DNA CAACGAGCTTCTCGGTGTAATTGAAATGACCGAATTTGCAAATACAAAAGTTAAGAATCTAAGTGGGGGTCAACAACAGCGTGTAGCAATAGCAAGAGCGCTAGCAAAAGAACCTGAGCTCCTACTCCTAGATGAACCTTTCAGTCAGATAGACAATTTCAAAAAAAACTCATTACGTCGAAAACTATTTACATATTTAAAAGAAAAAAACATCTCTTGTATTATAGCTACTCATGATGGAAATGATGCACTTTCTTTTTCTGACAAAATGATTGTTCTTAAAAATCAAGAAATAGTAGCTAGTAATACTCCTAGTAATTTATATAAAAATCCTAAAACTAAATATGTTGCGTCCTTATTTGAGGATGTAAATGAAATAATTCTTCATAATAAAAGCATATTACTATATCCTCATCAAATAAAAATAGTACCTCACTCAATATTAAGTGGAATTGTTATAGCTTCTTATTACAAAGGAGCCTATTGGCTCATTGAGGTCGCTTTTAAAAAACAAACTATTTTTATCAACAACTCTATTGATTTAGAAACAAATACTATCATTTATTTTCAAATACCATAGTTTTGAATGAATCAAAATATTTGTTGAATAATGATTTCTTTTGCATTAAAAGAGATAACATCTCCTTTATCTTTTCCTAGCAATATCTTCCCTATAGGAGATGAAATAGAAACTGCAAAATAAGATTCTCCCAGAACCTCTAATTTACCCGCAGAAATACTCAAAAAGTAATTCGCAAAATTCGTTTTTATAACACTTCCTAAATGAGCTTTATCAGATTCTTCTGATATATTCATTTTTGCCAAAATTATTTTCATTTCTGTAATATTAGCCAGTTGCTGCCCTGCCTTCTCCATTTCTAATTGTAACATAGCTCTCTCTGTTTCATGTTTATCCCCCGCAGAACTTTTAGTTGCTGTTTGCAATGCTTTTTGATTAGATTGAATAATCTCTTCTATCGTTTGTAATCTTTGATTTACATATGCAATGCATTTTTCATATAAAACCTTTCTTATTTCGTCCATAAATTTTTAATAAAAATACTACGCCAACAAACCCGCTAGCTCTTTGCCTACTAAACTTCCAATAGCAACTCCCATTCCTCCTAGCCTAACACCACAAAAAACATTTTCTGACACCTGCTTTACAATTGCTTTTTTCTGGCTTCCAACTCCCATAATCCCACTCCATCTGTGGGCTACCTGAAAACTTGTTTTTGGTAAAATAACCTCTTTTAATATTTTTTCCAAAGAACTCTGAATTACCTCCGTTTTTCCAAAGGTGGTAGTTTCTTCTCCCTTAAAGTCAAGATTCCTACCTCCCCCAAACAAAATTCTATTATTAATATTCCTAAAATAATAGTATCCTTTATCTAAATGAAAAGTTCCTTTTATACGCAAATTTTCAATCGGAGAAGTAATTAATACTTGCGCTCTTGCAGGCTGCACTTTTTCTTGTAACAACGATTTCGCAAACCCATTTGTTGCAATAAATAATTTATTGGTTTTAAATGTATATTTATCTGTTTCAACAACTACTTTACTTCCTTCATTAAACCTCTCTACCTTAGTTGAATTTAAAATCCGTATCCCTGATTTTTGGACTTTCAACAATAGTTCAGCCATCATTTTTCCAGTATCAATTTGCCCTTCAAATTGATTTACAATATAATTCTCTTGAATATTACTAAATTGAAAAAAGTTATTCTTAACTGAAAAAACGGGTGCTTTAAACAACGGATATAATAATTTATTAATCTGCTTTTTTTTGCCCAAGCATTCTTCATAAAACGATTTGTCACGAAATAACTCGAACCCTTTATTTTGCTGAAAATCAATATTTTTATCTCCTATGTTTTTACGTAAGAGTTTTAAACCTTCCCAACGTTTTTTAACCAAATTAAAAACCTCCTCTTCTGTATGTGTCTTTAAATCATCTATCAACTCTGATAAACTTCCAAAACAAGCAAAACCTGCATTTTTAGTACTAGCTCCTTGTGGAAGTACTCCTTTTTCCAAAATCAAAATTTTTGATTTTGGATGTTTTTTTTGCAACTCCAAAGCACAACTTAAGCCTACAATTCCACTTCCTATAACTGTGAAATCCACCTCAGTAAACCATTCTTTAAGTTCCCAATAACTAAAATGTATCATTCTGTAAAATTAACCAAGTTTTTAATATTAATTTGTACCTTGGCATAATACTTGAATTTTTTAATAGTATATCAAATCAATCACAATGAAAAACATAGGCTTTATACTTCTTACCATCAGCATTTTTCAATGCAAAAGTATTTCTTTTGAAAAAACACCTCCCTTTACCATAAAAGAGGCTTCTTATTACAACTACACTGGAGGAATACGTGGTGTTAGTGGCACATGGGTTCGTATAAATTACGACTCTAAAAAAGCTATTGAATTTGATAGTATTTATTACCAAGGAAGAAAAACAAAAGCAGAGCTTCAAAATATAGCTAATAAAATTTTTGTGAGCGGACACTTCAATACTTCAACTGTTAATAATAAAAATGACTTGATTTTACATAAAAACAAGGAAAAAGAATTTCACAATCAGCTCCCTAAAAAATCTTGCTCATTTAAATTAAAAGAAAATGAAGCAATTATCAGCTATTTTCAAAAAGGAAAGAAAAAGTACTACAAAATAAACTCTCTTAAGCAAGAAAAGTCTCCACTACACCAGTAATACATTAAAAAAGTAGCTAGATGTTATAAATTTACACACTTTATAGGATGGTGTCATAAATAATATATCCAGCTATTTTTTTAGTTATATGTTACTTTTCTCAATATTCTCATGGCTTCTTTATATTTTACATAAGTAGTTTTATCTTCAAGAGATTTGATATATCTTCTTGCTTTTTTTAGCTGCTCTAACGATTTTAAAAAGCCATTTAAGAAACAAATCAAATAGGTTGTTGGCATTTTCAATACATCTTGTGCTTCTCTTTCAGAAAGTATTTCTTTCTTTTCTATCTTATCAATTATAGTATTATTCGTATTATAAATAAAACATAAAGTATCTTTATTATATTGAGGTGGACTAAATAAAAATTCATTTACAATATCATGCTTTCCATTATTTTTAAAATGGATAATCGTTTTTTCTAAAGGATAATGACGCTTTTTTTCATCTATTCCTAGTAAAATATATTCTGTGATAATAAAAGAATCTTCATTATAGTTTATCTGAACATCATCTAAGGAAGAAAAAAATAAACGCACCTGTTCATTAATAAGCTCAATATCTACCCTAGACAAAAATTCTTGACCATTAATCATTGACCTTTTACCCGCCCAGCAAAGCACAAATTGCTCATTAAACACTTTATATCTTGGATTATACTCTGGCTTATGATTATTTATAAAATCAAAGACCCCATTCAAAGTCAGCTCTATATTATTACTTGCATTTTTCTCTATTGCGCTTACAAAATTTGCATTATTAGGAATATTAAACATTTCTCTTTTTCCTGCTAAAGAATTACTACCTCTCCTGTAAAAAGTTGTGTTTTTCTCGTATTTCCATGCTTTTTTTATAAGAGAAGTGACTGCTTCAATTGGAAAAATAGTAACTAACCCTACCACTTTATGCCTAGGTAAACGAGGAAAGGGAACGTTTTCATATTGAATTTTTGGTGGGTTTTTCAAATATGCATTTACCAAGTTCTGTATCTTACTATCATCAAAAAAGTCAACCCCTATTATTTTATTTTCTGCATCCTCAACACCAATTACGATATAAGAATTATTAAAAGGATTGGAATTAGAAAGCGCGCAAACATGTTTTAAAAACTTTGCTTTTCCTTCCTTTGTATCTAAGGAAATTTTTTGCTTCTTATCGTAAAAACTATTTTCATCATTATGAGAAAGTAAATTTTTAATAAGCAACCGTTTGTTTATCATTTTAGTTTTTATTCAAAATAGTAGCACTTGCCTGCGCTGTTGGGTACACTACCAAATCTTCAATATTTACATGATAAGGTCTTGTAACTACAAAATAAATAATATCTGCAATATCTTCTGCTTGTAGCGCTTTATATCCAGTATAAACCTCTCTTGCTTTATCAATATCTCCTTTAAAACGAACTTCTGAAAACGCTGTTTCTACAGCTCCAGGGTGAATTGCTGACACTCTAATATTATATGCATTCAAATCTATTCTCATTGCCTTATTCAAAGCATTTACAGCATGCTTCGATGCACAATATACATTTCCGTTAGGATACACTTCTTTCCCTGCAATAGAGCCTATATTAACAATAAAACCTTGATTTTGGGTTATCATTCTAGGAATAATTGCTTTTGATACGTATAGCAGGCCCTTTACATTAATATCTAACATTGCATCCCAATCATCTATACTCCCATCTTGAATAGCGCTTAAGCCATGAGCATTTCCCGCATTGTTTATTAAAATATCTATTTTTTGGAACTTTTCTGGCAACTTACCTATTGCTGTAACAACAGCATCTCTCTTACTCACGTCAAAAGACAATGTAGTAACTTCTGTGTATTTACCAAGCTCTTCTTCTAAGAAACTTAAACGATCTTTTCTTCTACCACAAAGAATCAATCTTATTTTTTTTCTGGCAAAAAGTACTGCTGT from Tenacibaculum maritimum NCIMB 2154 includes the following:
- a CDS encoding 3-oxoacyl-ACP synthase, with product MDEIRKVLYEKCIAYVNQRLQTIEEIIQSNQKALQTATKSSAGDKHETERAMLQLEMEKAGQQLANITEMKIILAKMNISEESDKAHLGSVIKTNFANYFLSISAGKLEVLGESYFAVSISSPIGKILLGKDKGDVISFNAKEIIIQQIF
- a CDS encoding SDR family NAD(P)-dependent oxidoreductase, which encodes MILTAFITGATSGIGRATAVLFARKKIRLILCGRRKDRLSFLEEELGKYTEVTTLSFDVSKRDAVVTAIGKLPEKFQKIDILINNAGNAHGLSAIQDGSIDDWDAMLDINVKGLLYVSKAIIPRMITQNQGFIVNIGSIAGKEVYPNGNVYCASKHAVNALNKAMRIDLNAYNIRVSAIHPGAVETAFSEVRFKGDIDKAREVYTGYKALQAEDIADIIYFVVTRPYHVNIEDLVVYPTAQASATILNKN
- a CDS encoding ABC transporter ATP-binding protein encodes the protein MLKVNNVKFSHDTESTVLKNISFTVDKGEQLCIMGESGCGKSTLLKIIYGLLDIDKGSLFWNDIKILGPKHHLVPGINFFKHVAQDFDLMPFISVSENIKKFLSRFYPEEAQKRTNELLGVIEMTEFANTKVKNLSGGQQQRVAIARALAKEPELLLLDEPFSQIDNFKKNSLRRKLFTYLKEKNISCIIATHDGNDALSFSDKMIVLKNQEIVASNTPSNLYKNPKTKYVASLFEDVNEIILHNKSILLYPHQIKIVPHSILSGIVIASYYKGAYWLIEVAFKKQTIFINNSIDLETNTIIYFQIP
- a CDS encoding NAD(P)/FAD-dependent oxidoreductase — protein: MHFSYWELKEWFTEVDFTVIGSGIVGLSCALELQKKHPKSKILILEKGVLPQGASTKNAGFACFGSLSELIDDLKTHTEEEVFNLVKKRWEGLKLLRKNIGDKNIDFQQNKGFELFRDKSFYEECLGKKKQINKLLYPLFKAPVFSVKNNFFQFSNIQENYIVNQFEGQIDTGKMMAELLLKVQKSGIRILNSTKVERFNEGSKVVVETDKYTFKTNKLFIATNGFAKSLLQEKVQPARAQVLITSPIENLRIKGTFHLDKGYYYFRNINNRILFGGGRNLDFKGEETTTFGKTEVIQSSLEKILKEVILPKTSFQVAHRWSGIMGVGSQKKAIVKQVSENVFCGVRLGGMGVAIGSLVGKELAGLLA
- a CDS encoding ATP-binding protein, giving the protein MINKRLLIKNLLSHNDENSFYDKKQKISLDTKEGKAKFLKHVCALSNSNPFNNSYIVIGVEDAENKIIGVDFFDDSKIQNLVNAYLKNPPKIQYENVPFPRLPRHKVVGLVTIFPIEAVTSLIKKAWKYEKNTTFYRRGSNSLAGKREMFNIPNNANFVSAIEKNASNNIELTLNGVFDFINNHKPEYNPRYKVFNEQFVLCWAGKRSMINGQEFLSRVDIELINEQVRLFFSSLDDVQINYNEDSFIITEYILLGIDEKKRHYPLEKTIIHFKNNGKHDIVNEFLFSPPQYNKDTLCFIYNTNNTIIDKIEKKEILSEREAQDVLKMPTTYLICFLNGFLKSLEQLKKARRYIKSLEDKTTYVKYKEAMRILRKVTYN